A region from the Vicia villosa cultivar HV-30 ecotype Madison, WI linkage group LG3, Vvil1.0, whole genome shotgun sequence genome encodes:
- the LOC131655492 gene encoding uncharacterized protein LOC131655492, protein MVDMSDLKDGALREIVMDESVFGIEFKSLITLDDLEEIFKHDQLGVNNMHSYIRLLYDRVLRGTPLSNRFRFVSSAHCSGMAIDSEPESVRQRLVDRFMSTGNTECLHLWAYNTRPVGAHWLLLAINPIREVVYYLNSVNGEWTNYPAMKDIVDLSIQVFRSQRDAQVSRTKSSNITWIQVQCPQQKNSYDCGYFVLRFMKEILQANQLEIPLTYLDEFRAAGYPRLKLEEIKEDLCHFYIKRFFM, encoded by the exons atggttgatatgtccgatttgaaggatggtgctttacgtgaaatcgttatggatgagagtgtcttcggtattgaattcaagtcacttattacacttgatgacttggaggagatttttaagcatgatcaactaggcgtcaataacatgcactcatacattcg gttgttgtatgacagagtgttgcgcgggactccgttgtctaacagattccgtttcgtgtcttccgcccactgcagcggaatggcaattgattcggaaccggaatcagttagacagcgcttagtagatagattcatgtccaccggcaatacagaatgtctgcatctttgggcgtataatacccgaccagtagg agcacactggttgctgcttgctatcaaccctataagggaagtcgtgtattatctgaattcggtaaatggtgaatggaccaattatccggccatgaaggacatcgttgattt atcaatacaagtgttccgaagtcaacgggacgcacaggtatcccgaactaaatctagcaacattacttggatccaagtgcag tgtccgcaacagaaaaacagttacgattgcggatactttgtattgaggtttatgaaagaaatccttcaggcaaatcaattagagattccgctcacg taccttgacgaattccgtgccgctggatacccgagacttaagttggaagaaataaaagaggatttgtgtcatttttatattaagcgctttttcatgtag
- the LOC131655491 gene encoding uncharacterized protein LOC131655491 — protein sequence MAPDRDAPPENSQERDAQERDATDTNAPPDTEAKEVARGITIMKGIVRHRDQGLVYRLEWNSDKQAIGPNSAKLTSYIGTLVRMHIPVSVARWNMKSEDLDAKKKAIWDELQRTFEIPDDRRRYILGLAGKRYRGWKAFLTNTYLKDKDGNFLEEAPGRPKKYEIFIGEEDWAKFVEQRDEDFRKRSAKNSARASKPAYPYKKGRLGYARLEDKIVSK from the exons atggctccggatagagatgctccacctgaaaactcacaagaaagagatgctcaagaaagagatgccacggatacaaatgctccacctgatactgaagcaaaagaagttgcacgaggcatcactatcatgaagggaatcgttcgacatagagaccaaggattagtataccgattggaatggaattctgataaacaagcaattggtcctaattctgcaaagttgacaagttatattggtacacttgttcgtatgcatattccggtctccgtagctagatggaatatgaaaagcgaagacttggatgcgaaaaaaaaagcgatttgggacgagcttcag aggacttttgagataccagatgatcgtagacgctacatacttggtttggccggcaaaagatatagagggtggaaagcttttttgacaaacacttatcttaaggataaagatggaaactttcttgaagaggcaccgggacggccaaaaaagtatgagatcttcattggtgaagaagattgggctaagtttgtagagcaaagagatgaagattttcggaaaaggagtgccaagaatagtgcgagagcatccaaacccgcatatccatacaaaaaagggcgtttgggatatgcacgcttggaggataaaattgtaagtaaatag